In the Desulfosporosinus acidiphilus SJ4 genome, ACCGCCAGGATAGCCAACCGTGGATGATCGGCCGGAGCAAAGGCCACAAAAGAAGCAATATAGTCTCCTTGTGCATAGGAACCATTCACCACTTTTTGGGCTGTTCCAGTCTTTCCGGCTACTCGATATCCGGGCAGAAAGGACCTTCGGCCTGTACCGTTCGTGACAACAGACTCAAGAATCTCCCGTTCGAGTTTGGAGGTATCTTCACTGATAACACGGCGAATTTCCTCTTTCTTAAAAGGAGTTATGACTCGTCCGCTAGGGCCGACAATTTCTTTCACTAATTGGGGTTTCATAAGCGTTCCGCCATTGGCTACAGCGGAAACTGCCGTCAAAAGCTGAATAGGAGTAACGTTATTGGTTTGCCCTATAGACATGGTCGCCAGATCCAGAGCTGTGGCTTTTTTCTTGTTGGCTAAAATGCCCCGGGCCTCTCCGGACATCTCAATTCCTGTCTTTTGACCAAATCCAAATTCCCGCAAATATTTATAAAAGGTGTCCATTCCCAGACGCTGTCCCATTTCTATAAAACCTGGGTTACAGGAATTCTCTGCAACTTGCACAAAGGATTGATCTCCATGTCCGCCTGATTTCCAGCAACGTACGTTCTTACCTAAAACTGTATAAGAGCCTTTATCAAAGAAATGTTCCGTTGGCTTAATTTTCTTTTCCTCTAAGGCAGCTGCTAACGTAATAATCTTAAAGGTTGATCCGGGTTCGTAACCATTCTGGACGGCAATATTCCTCCTAGCGCTGGGATCAGCATCCTGATAGTGATTGGGGTTAAATCCAGGAACGGATGCTATGGCCAGCATTTCGCCTGTATTGGGGTCCATCACTAAAATCGAGGCGCTTTTAGGTACTTGTCCGTTCATATTCGTACCCTGCCCAGCCATTAACTTGTTCAGTTCCCGTTCAGCGAAAGCTTGAATACTTTCATCAATTGTTAAACGAACCGTATTCCCTTGCTTAGGCGCCAAATACTGGTGTTCAGCTTGGGGAAGAGGAATACCATTGGCCCCAAATTCCTGGAGTATGCTCCCCGGAATCCCCTTCAGCTCCGAATCCCTGGTTAACTCTATTCCTTCAAGACCTTGATTGTCAATCCCAGCAAATCCGATAATATGGCAAGCTAGGGTCCCTTGGGGATAATACCGTTGACTGTCCTCAGTAGTCCCTATTCCTGGGAGCGCTAACGCCCTAATTTGGGCTGCAACTTCAGGTTTAACCTGCTTTTGAATATACTCTAAAGCTGAGCGTTTCGTGATTCTGGCCTCTATTTCTGCATCAGTCTTCCCTAAGATTTTAGACAAGGTCAAGGCCATTTCTTTAGCCCTGCCTGATTGTCTTACCTCCGCCGGTATTGCATAAACTGTCTCACTGCTAACACTCATGGCTAGAACATTTCCGTTGCGATCCTCAATATTTCCCCGTTTTGGAGCTACCGGAACCCCCCGAAAATGCGAATCATCTGCTTTCTGACGCAAATCAGCGCCTTGACTTAGCTGTACAAAACCCAAACGAATAATTAAAACGACCAAAAAGGCACAGACACAGAAAAAAAGAAAAGCGATTCGTTTACGCATGACAACTAAAGGACTCACTGTCCTCACCCCTGCCTTTCCGGGGATTCCTGCGTACCCAAAGCGCCCTTCTTCTTAACGTTGTGTCGAAGCAAAGAAACTTGTAAAGAACTTTGAAAATTGATGCAGAGGTGTTGGTTTAGCCTCTGCAGTTTGTGTGGGGTTAGTAGTGGCAGAAGCGGTCGCTTTGGGCGGCAGATTTCCCGTTTGATTTTTGACCGCAGGAATTGTACCCGCCATATACACTGTTCCCGATGGCTTTTCCATGCCCATAGACAGCGCAACGCTTTCGATCCGACTCACTGAACGCAGCTGATCAGCTTGTAATTGAAGCAAATCCTTCTGCTCCTTAAGTGAAGAAATATCTTTCTGCAAAGACCTAATTTGTGCACCTTTAACAACTGTCAGCTGAATCGTTTCCGCTCCGATAGCCCCAGTCAATCCAACAATAAACACCAACATCAAAATACTTTTCCCGTGCTGAGATGACCGCTTCCTTTTTTGTATAATTCGTCGGCTTTTTTCGTTGGATCTTAAGTCAATCGGCTCCTGATACATTAACTTTTCCTGCGCCACTACCAAGGGTATTCCTCCTCCTTTTGCTTTAGACCCTTATATTTTTTCAGCAATCCGCAATTTTGCACTTCTGGCACGCGGATTCTTTTCAATTTCCTCTTCACTGGGGAAAATAGGTTTACGAGTTAATACCCTGGCTAAAGCCTTCGCCCCGCACCGGCAAACCGGTAATTCCGGGGGACAGGTACAGCGCCCTAGCCAACTCTTCATTCTCTCTTTGACAATACGGTCTTCAAGGGAATGGAAGGTAATCACTGCAATTCGGCCGCCTCGGTCCAAGCACCTTAAAGCCTGATCCAAAACACGGTCTAAGACTCCCAGTTCATCATTGACAGCAATCCTAAGCGCTTGAAACGTCCGTTTAGCAGGATGAGGACCATCTCGCCGGGCCGCAGCAGGAACCGCCGCTTTAATGACGCTGACTAAATCTCCTGTGGTTTCCAGAGGTCTCTCCTGACGTTTTTGGACGATAAATTGTGCGATACGTTTGGCCCACCGTTCTTCACCGTAGTTCCAGATAATCTGAGCCAATTCTTCTTCACGCCAAGTGTTCACGATCTCTTTCGCTGTCATTGAATTTTGAGCATCCATACGCATATCGAGAGGCGCATCCTGCATATAACTGAAACCCCTCTCAGCTTCATCCAGCTGAGGAGATGAAACTCCCAGATCAAACATAATACCTTGGACAGGCTGGAGGCCCAATTCCTCTAAAGTCTTCTCCAAATTCTCGAAATTTTTCTTGACCAAAAGAACACGTTCATCCCCGCTGAATAACTCTTGCGCGTGTCGAATGGCATGCTCATCCTGATCAAAACAAATCAACCTTCCACGGGGGTTAAGACTTTCTAAAATTCTCTGGCTGTGTCCGGCTCCACCGAGGGTACAATCGACATAGATCCCTGAGGGATCGGTCACTACTCCATCCACCGTCTCATTTAATAACACCGTAACATGCTGGAAGTCCAAAATAACCCGTTCCTTTCTATATACCCAGCTGTACCAAGGATTCGGCTGCACTGGCATAAGCATCTTCCGCTTGCCGGCTATAGTCTGTCCAGAGTGTCTGACTCCAAATTTCTACCCTGCTTGACACCCCGACAAGAACTAAATCCTTTTCCAATTGCGCATATTCGCGTAAATTTGCAGGTAATAGAATTCTGCCCTGCTTGTCCAATTCACATTCTGTCGCCCCGGAAAAAAAGAAACGGACAAAGGCTCGGACATCGGGTTGGGTAAATGGTAAAGCGCGAAGTTTCTGTTCCAACACATTCCACTCGGCGACGGGGTAAACAAACAAACAATGATCCAAGCCTTTAGTAACAATGAATTGTTCTCCTAAAGCCTCGCGGAACTTAACCGGTATAATTAACCGACCTTTTCCATCAATTGTATGGATGTACTCCCCCATGAACATGTTTTTTCGCCCCACTTTACCCCACTTCATCCCACTATTCTCCATCCAAAAAGATTTTCCTGCTCTGAAACGAAAGATTTCCAAAGAAAATTAAAAAACAGGAATAAAGTCCCGCCTGTCTGAGACAAAGGGTAAAACAAAGGGGACGGTACTCACTTCTCGAAAACCGCCCCCTAGAGTCTAAAACGTATTTTTTTTCTTATGTGAGACAGAAGAACCGTCCCTCCTGTCTGCTCCTGTCTGATCCCAGCAAAACGAGCCTCATTCGCAAGCAGTGTAAGGCATGTATCGCTAAAGCACCACTTTCATTCTTTGATCGTTCCGTCAGAAATGCAAGAGTCTTTTATACCATATGAAGTGGTTTTCCAGCAATCCCGTGTGCAGCCTCCATGATGGTCTCAGGAAGTGTCGGATGGGCATGGACAGTCCGAGCGATATCTTCTGCGTGAAGCCCTTTCTCAACAGCAACTCCTAATTCCGCAATTAAACTGCTGGCCTGGGGCCCCATGATAGTTGCTCCTACAACAATTCCCATCTCATTCGCCAGAATTTTAACCATACCAACGCTTTCGCCCAGAGCTAGGGCCTTGCCATTAGCTGAAAACGGAAATTTGCTCGCTTTATAGGCAATACCTGAAGCCTTAAGCTCTTGCTCCGAATACCCCACCGCAGCAATTTCCGGATGAGTAAAGATCGCGCTGGGGATAGCCTTATAACTCATAGCAACAGAATGTCCAGCAATATGTTCTGCTGCAACAATTCCTTCGGTTGAAGCCACATGC is a window encoding:
- a CDS encoding penicillin-binding transpeptidase domain-containing protein, translated to MSPLVVMRKRIAFLFFCVCAFLVVLIIRLGFVQLSQGADLRQKADDSHFRGVPVAPKRGNIEDRNGNVLAMSVSSETVYAIPAEVRQSGRAKEMALTLSKILGKTDAEIEARITKRSALEYIQKQVKPEVAAQIRALALPGIGTTEDSQRYYPQGTLACHIIGFAGIDNQGLEGIELTRDSELKGIPGSILQEFGANGIPLPQAEHQYLAPKQGNTVRLTIDESIQAFAERELNKLMAGQGTNMNGQVPKSASILVMDPNTGEMLAIASVPGFNPNHYQDADPSARRNIAVQNGYEPGSTFKIITLAAALEEKKIKPTEHFFDKGSYTVLGKNVRCWKSGGHGDQSFVQVAENSCNPGFIEMGQRLGMDTFYKYLREFGFGQKTGIEMSGEARGILANKKKATALDLATMSIGQTNNVTPIQLLTAVSAVANGGTLMKPQLVKEIVGPSGRVITPFKKEEIRRVISEDTSKLEREILESVVTNGTGRRSFLPGYRVAGKTGTAQKVVNGSYAQGDYIASFVAFAPADHPRLAILAVVDGVPFFGGAVAAPIVQSVMLDSLKYLGIKPDTKAPLTPGKPMPGLEFPPLKKAATVPSVLGLPLAEAQKALTEAGFKTLTEGQGEMVLDQIPHGDAQVEEGSNVLLYLGKDASTPTLAHWWEDDDEDIEAIHNLAGRVPISVSPLGQP
- a CDS encoding septum formation initiator; the encoded protein is MVVAQEKLMYQEPIDLRSNEKSRRIIQKRKRSSQHGKSILMLVFIVGLTGAIGAETIQLTVVKGAQIRSLQKDISSLKEQKDLLQLQADQLRSVSRIESVALSMGMEKPSGTVYMAGTIPAVKNQTGNLPPKATASATTNPTQTAEAKPTPLHQFSKFFTSFFASTQR
- the rsmH gene encoding 16S rRNA (cytosine(1402)-N(4))-methyltransferase RsmH is translated as MDFQHVTVLLNETVDGVVTDPSGIYVDCTLGGAGHSQRILESLNPRGRLICFDQDEHAIRHAQELFSGDERVLLVKKNFENLEKTLEELGLQPVQGIMFDLGVSSPQLDEAERGFSYMQDAPLDMRMDAQNSMTAKEIVNTWREEELAQIIWNYGEERWAKRIAQFIVQKRQERPLETTGDLVSVIKAAVPAAARRDGPHPAKRTFQALRIAVNDELGVLDRVLDQALRCLDRGGRIAVITFHSLEDRIVKERMKSWLGRCTCPPELPVCRCGAKALARVLTRKPIFPSEEEIEKNPRARSAKLRIAEKI
- the mraZ gene encoding division/cell wall cluster transcriptional repressor MraZ — translated: MFMGEYIHTIDGKGRLIIPVKFREALGEQFIVTKGLDHCLFVYPVAEWNVLEQKLRALPFTQPDVRAFVRFFFSGATECELDKQGRILLPANLREYAQLEKDLVLVGVSSRVEIWSQTLWTDYSRQAEDAYASAAESLVQLGI